A region from the Dinoroseobacter shibae DFL 12 = DSM 16493 genome encodes:
- a CDS encoding glycosyltransferase family 4 protein produces the protein MRLNQDPLPLLLDVTRLASRIGDRRLSGVDRVEAAYLRFVLSQPDMPYGLVRSGFGYLLLDRAGLQPLCDAVADETISWGRPDLLSRLARHRSKARAGVETTLRALSIARAPRSGLGRMLRKCLPDGAHYLNVGETNFDGPVAMALRGLRRSWIDMVLHDTIPCDFPDLVTPASAARFDKRLRAMRTHADRIITATWAVQQAGCRHLGLGSEDARWCVAPFGLDLPEPDAKAPARHGLTRPYMLALGTLEPRKNITFLLEIWRQATATGSAMPDLVLCGARGWYPAKVFAALDADPLRGVHIHEINDALDPEVAGLIEGAEALLFPTVAEGFGFPPLEAIALGVPVICSDLPVLRETLGALPVYVAPGDSYAWTSKIKQGCAKPDPTAVEALLDRFTWEQHFARVFG, from the coding sequence ATGCGCCTGAACCAGGATCCCTTGCCCCTGTTGCTCGACGTGACCCGGCTGGCCTCGCGGATCGGGGACAGGCGCTTGTCCGGCGTCGACCGGGTGGAGGCGGCCTATCTACGCTTTGTTCTGTCGCAACCGGACATGCCCTATGGGCTGGTGCGGTCCGGCTTCGGCTACCTGCTGCTCGATCGCGCGGGGTTGCAGCCGCTCTGCGATGCCGTGGCCGATGAAACGATCTCCTGGGGGCGTCCGGACCTGTTGTCCCGGCTGGCGCGCCACCGCTCCAAGGCGCGCGCGGGGGTCGAGACGACCTTGCGCGCGCTCTCCATCGCGCGGGCGCCGCGTTCGGGGCTGGGCCGGATGCTGCGCAAATGCCTGCCCGACGGGGCCCATTACCTGAACGTGGGCGAGACGAATTTCGATGGCCCGGTCGCGATGGCCCTGCGCGGTCTGCGCCGCAGCTGGATCGACATGGTGCTGCATGACACCATTCCCTGCGACTTTCCCGATCTCGTGACCCCGGCCTCCGCCGCGCGGTTCGACAAGCGCCTGCGCGCGATGCGCACACATGCGGATCGGATCATCACCGCCACCTGGGCCGTGCAACAGGCCGGGTGCCGCCACCTGGGGCTTGGATCGGAGGACGCGCGCTGGTGCGTGGCGCCCTTCGGGCTCGACCTGCCGGAGCCCGACGCCAAGGCCCCCGCCCGGCACGGGCTGACCCGGCCCTACATGCTGGCGCTGGGGACGTTGGAGCCGCGCAAGAACATCACCTTCCTGCTGGAGATCTGGCGGCAGGCAACCGCCACGGGCAGCGCCATGCCGGACCTCGTTCTCTGCGGTGCGCGCGGCTGGTATCCGGCGAAGGTCTTCGCCGCGCTGGACGCCGACCCGCTGCGCGGTGTTCATATCCACGAGATCAACGATGCCCTGGATCCGGAAGTCGCGGGCCTGATCGAAGGGGCCGAGGCGCTGCTGTTTCCCACCGTGGCCGAAGGCTTCGGCTTCCCGCCGCTGGAGGCCATTGCCCTGGGCGTGCCGGTGATCTGCAGCGATCTGCCCGTGCTGCGCGAGACCCTCGGGGCCTTGCCCGTTTACGTGGCCCCCGGGGACAGCTACGCTTGGACATCAAAAATTAAGCAAGGTTGTGCAAAACCGGATCCGACCGCTGTGGAGGCCCTGCTGGACCGGTTCACCTGGGAGCAGCACTTCGCCCGGGTGTTCGGCTGA
- a CDS encoding glycosyltransferase family 2 protein — MSVIEQYKRRLRRKRLLWRGFRRRRQLTVVENRTGEIGASDILAFVTLRNERIRLPYFLDYYRKQGIDHFLIVDNGSDDGSTSYLADQPDVSLWSTPDSYRRARYGVDWLTWLQRTYGHKHWCLTVDVDEFLIYPFCETRPLRALTDWMEASRLRALPAMLLDLYPKGPLDSVTYREGQNPLELACWFDSGNYTISQNPEFGNLWIQGGPRARTFFTDTPEAAPALNKIPLVKWDRSYVYVDSTHMLLPRGLNRVYETGGGERISGCLLHTKFLDTFVAKSAEEVVRQEHYAKGREYKAYAETLTEQGAPSLWTEMSERYVSWRQLEILGLLSKGNWA, encoded by the coding sequence GTGAGCGTGATCGAACAGTACAAGAGGCGCCTGCGGCGCAAGCGCTTGCTCTGGCGCGGCTTTCGCCGCCGACGCCAACTGACGGTCGTTGAAAACCGCACGGGCGAGATCGGCGCGTCCGACATCCTCGCCTTCGTCACCCTGCGCAACGAACGCATCCGCCTGCCCTACTTCCTGGATTACTACCGCAAGCAGGGGATCGACCACTTCCTGATCGTCGATAACGGCTCCGACGACGGCTCCACCAGCTACCTGGCGGATCAGCCCGATGTCTCGCTCTGGTCCACGCCGGACAGCTACCGCCGGGCGCGCTACGGGGTGGATTGGCTGACCTGGTTGCAGCGGACATACGGCCACAAGCACTGGTGCCTGACCGTGGATGTGGACGAGTTCCTGATCTATCCCTTCTGCGAAACCCGGCCCCTGCGCGCGCTCACCGACTGGATGGAGGCGTCGCGGCTGCGGGCGCTGCCTGCGATGCTGCTCGACCTCTATCCCAAGGGGCCGCTGGACAGCGTGACCTACCGCGAGGGGCAGAATCCGCTGGAGCTGGCCTGCTGGTTCGACAGCGGCAATTACACGATTTCGCAGAATCCCGAATTCGGCAACCTGTGGATCCAGGGCGGGCCGCGGGCGCGCACCTTTTTCACCGACACGCCGGAGGCGGCGCCGGCGCTCAACAAGATCCCGCTGGTGAAATGGGATCGCAGCTATGTATATGTGGACAGCACCCATATGCTGCTGCCCCGCGGCCTGAACCGTGTCTACGAGACCGGCGGGGGGGAGCGGATTTCGGGTTGCCTGTTGCACACGAAGTTCCTCGACACCTTCGTGGCCAAATCCGCCGAGGAGGTCGTGCGCCAGGAACATTACGCCAAGGGCCGCGAATACAAGGCCTATGCCGAAACGCTGACCGAGCAGGGCGCGCCATCGCTCTGGACCGAGATGTCGGAGCGATACGTCTCCTGGCGGCAGCTCGAAATCCTGGGCCTTCTGTCCAAGGGCAACTGGGCATGA
- a CDS encoding PTS sugar transporter subunit IIA has product MDLSNLLVPEAVKVIGHLSSKKRLMQELSDIVCDAYGVCPVNAVDALQEREALGPTGVGHGVALPHARLRDIDRVVGVFVRLDKPLPFDSVDRQPVDLVFGLFAPEDSGVAHLKALALVSRTLRDPNICAKLRANGDPSTLYTVLTESESTRAA; this is encoded by the coding sequence ATGGATTTATCGAATTTGCTCGTGCCGGAAGCCGTGAAGGTGATCGGGCATCTGAGCAGCAAGAAGCGCTTGATGCAGGAGCTGAGCGACATCGTCTGCGATGCGTACGGGGTGTGTCCGGTGAATGCCGTGGACGCCCTTCAGGAGCGCGAAGCATTGGGGCCGACCGGGGTCGGCCACGGCGTGGCCCTGCCCCATGCGCGGCTCCGTGACATCGACCGGGTGGTCGGTGTGTTCGTACGCCTCGACAAACCCTTGCCCTTCGATTCGGTCGACCGGCAGCCCGTGGACCTGGTCTTCGGGCTGTTCGCACCCGAAGACAGCGGCGTGGCGCATCTCAAGGCGCTGGCGCTGGTGTCGCGGACCCTGCGCGACCCGAATATCTGCGCCAAGCTGCGGGCCAATGGGGATCCAAGCACGCTCTATACGGTTCTGACCGAAAGCGAGAGCACCCGCGCCGCCTGA
- the hpf gene encoding ribosome hibernation-promoting factor, HPF/YfiA family, whose protein sequence is MRYQITGKQIDIGEALQRHVKAELSEVVGKYAERPTDANVVFSKDAYNHVCEATVHLSTGLTAQAKASAHEIYAAFDKCSEKMEKQLRRYKRRLKNHHRDRTEPVALSGASTYILDGSEGSDEHEPETLQPIIVAEMETTIPSVSVGEAVMQMELAEAPVLVFRNEGHGGINVVYRRDDGNIGWIDTKMDS, encoded by the coding sequence ATGCGCTACCAAATCACCGGAAAACAGATCGACATCGGCGAGGCTCTGCAGCGCCACGTGAAAGCGGAACTCTCGGAGGTTGTGGGCAAGTATGCCGAGCGGCCGACAGATGCCAATGTCGTGTTTTCCAAGGACGCCTATAATCACGTCTGTGAAGCCACGGTGCACCTGTCCACCGGACTGACCGCGCAAGCCAAGGCCTCGGCCCACGAAATCTATGCCGCTTTCGACAAATGCAGCGAGAAAATGGAGAAACAGCTGCGCCGATACAAGCGCAGGTTGAAGAACCATCACCGGGACCGCACCGAACCCGTTGCACTTTCCGGCGCGTCTACCTATATCCTCGATGGCTCGGAGGGGTCCGATGAGCATGAGCCGGAGACCCTGCAACCAATCATTGTCGCCGAAATGGAGACAACCATTCCGTCAGTTTCGGTCGGGGAGGCCGTGATGCAGATGGAACTGGCCGAGGCACCCGTACTGGTGTTTCGCAATGAGGGACACGGTGGGATCAACGTCGTATATCGCCGGGATGACGGCAACATCGGCTGGATCGATACCAAGATGGACAGCTAA
- a CDS encoding RNA polymerase factor sigma-54 produces the protein MRHREGLTLRQQQRLTLTPEMRTTLSVLRMSAAALEELLVRQAEENPILSLRRPGPPPAAQATAYEVALDTTVAEVSLGDHLRAQLGLMSLAPPVHQAALALSWSLTETGYLDSTPAEIAQECALDEATVLLGLAALQGCEPVGVGARSLAECLRLQLVDKGIAPAVAARATEVLDLLVGSDVARAARRTGIPAEDLGAVIRLLPELSPYPGQRFSPTPQVSAPDVAVHFPDGAGPEIRVLRGRQSDLALDPELMAAARREAADTALARYGAEAEALHRALGYRANALERIVAFLVDYQSGFFREGGAAMRPLTREVLAARLGLHAATVGRAVADKTLAHAGGVIPLSAFFSARLGPETGAATSAYGVQSRIAALVAAESEDAVLTDGEIAQRLKKEGVDIARRTVAKYRGCLNIPSSYDRKRLNAAARMRGRMISSG, from the coding sequence ATGCGGCACCGGGAGGGGCTGACGCTCCGGCAGCAACAACGCCTGACCCTGACGCCGGAAATGCGCACGACCCTGTCGGTGCTGCGGATGTCCGCCGCGGCGCTGGAAGAGTTGCTGGTGCGGCAGGCGGAGGAAAACCCGATCCTGAGCCTGCGCCGCCCCGGCCCGCCGCCGGCGGCACAGGCCACCGCCTACGAGGTGGCGCTGGACACCACCGTGGCCGAGGTCAGCCTCGGCGATCACCTGCGGGCGCAACTCGGGCTGATGAGCCTGGCGCCGCCAGTCCACCAGGCGGCCCTCGCCCTGAGCTGGTCCTTGACGGAAACCGGATACCTCGACAGCACGCCCGCCGAGATCGCCCAGGAATGCGCCCTGGACGAGGCGACGGTGCTGCTGGGCCTCGCGGCGCTGCAGGGCTGCGAGCCTGTGGGTGTGGGCGCGCGAAGCCTCGCGGAATGCCTGCGCCTGCAACTGGTGGACAAGGGGATTGCCCCGGCGGTCGCCGCCCGGGCGACAGAGGTGCTCGACCTGTTGGTGGGCAGCGATGTCGCCCGCGCCGCCCGCCGCACCGGCATCCCGGCAGAGGATCTGGGCGCGGTGATCCGGCTGCTGCCGGAGCTTAGCCCCTATCCCGGCCAGCGTTTCAGCCCGACGCCGCAGGTCAGCGCGCCCGACGTGGCGGTGCATTTCCCCGACGGCGCGGGCCCCGAGATCCGGGTGCTGCGCGGCCGCCAGAGCGACCTGGCCCTCGACCCCGAACTGATGGCCGCCGCCAGGCGCGAAGCAGCCGATACGGCACTGGCCCGCTACGGGGCAGAGGCAGAAGCGCTGCACCGGGCGCTTGGCTACCGGGCCAACGCGCTGGAACGGATCGTCGCCTTCCTGGTGGACTACCAGAGCGGATTCTTTCGCGAAGGGGGGGCAGCGATGCGCCCTCTGACCCGCGAGGTACTGGCCGCACGGCTGGGTCTGCACGCGGCCACGGTGGGGCGTGCTGTCGCAGACAAGACCCTGGCCCATGCGGGCGGCGTGATTCCCCTGTCGGCGTTCTTTTCTGCCCGTTTAGGCCCGGAAACGGGCGCTGCGACCAGTGCTTACGGGGTTCAGAGCCGGATCGCCGCACTCGTGGCCGCCGAATCCGAAGACGCGGTTCTCACCGATGGCGAAATAGCGCAGAGGTTGAAAAAGGAGGGCGTTGACATCGCCCGCCGAACTGTCGCCAAATACAGGGGATGCTTGAACATCCCGTCATCCTACGACCGCAAACGGCTGAACGCCGCGGCCCGGATGCGCGGCCGGATGATATCATCCGGGTAA
- the lptB gene encoding LPS export ABC transporter ATP-binding protein, with amino-acid sequence MSADGPDLSVTDGTPGLRVRNLRKSYKRRPVIRDVSLEVTRGEAVALLGPNGSGKTTCFYAIAGLLAPEAGIVSIDGRDVTLLPMYRRAKLGIGYLPQEMSIFRGMSVEDNIRAILEVNTRDRTTRMERLEELLAEFNIEHLRRTSALALSGGERRRVEIARCLAADPKYLLLDEPFAGVDPIAVGDIRALVAQLKTRGIGVLITDHNVRETLEIVDRAYILHDGVVLMSGTKDEVVRDENVRRVYLGNTFTMT; translated from the coding sequence ATGAGCGCGGACGGACCGGACCTGTCGGTGACCGACGGCACCCCGGGGCTGCGGGTGCGCAACCTGCGCAAGAGTTACAAGCGCCGCCCGGTCATTCGCGACGTCAGCCTCGAGGTCACGCGCGGCGAAGCGGTGGCCCTTCTGGGTCCGAACGGGTCGGGCAAGACCACCTGTTTCTACGCCATCGCCGGGCTGCTGGCGCCGGAAGCCGGGATCGTGTCGATCGACGGGCGCGATGTGACGCTCCTGCCGATGTATCGCCGCGCCAAGCTGGGCATCGGGTATCTGCCGCAGGAAATGTCGATCTTCCGCGGGATGAGCGTCGAGGACAACATCCGCGCCATCCTGGAGGTCAACACGCGGGACCGGACCACCCGGATGGAGCGGCTGGAAGAGCTGCTGGCCGAGTTCAACATCGAGCACCTGCGCCGCACTTCGGCCCTGGCCCTGTCGGGCGGCGAGCGGCGCAGGGTGGAGATCGCGCGCTGTCTGGCCGCGGATCCGAAATACCTGCTGCTGGACGAGCCTTTCGCGGGGGTGGACCCGATCGCCGTGGGCGATATCCGGGCGCTGGTCGCCCAGCTCAAGACCCGTGGGATCGGCGTGCTGATCACCGACCACAACGTGCGCGAAACCCTGGAGATCGTGGACCGGGCCTATATCCTCCATGACGGGGTAGTCCTGATGAGCGGGACCAAGGACGAGGTCGTGCGCGACGAAAACGTCCGTCGGGTCTATCTCGGCAACACCTTCACGATGACCTGA
- the lptA gene encoding lipopolysaccharide transport periplasmic protein LptA has protein sequence MVDFRRIAMCTALALGLGLPLPAPVWAQGSQVALGTARVDRDAPVEIDADSLSVNQQNGSAVFSGNVQVTQGALRLEADEVTVSYDPGSDTTASEIREVRAEGNVLMVSGPDAAESQSAVYTPASNEIRLSGDVLLSQGPVVIAGDALVVDLLTGIGEMEGRVRTVLQPE, from the coding sequence ATGGTGGATTTCAGACGCATCGCGATGTGCACGGCACTCGCCCTGGGCCTCGGCCTCCCCCTGCCCGCGCCGGTCTGGGCGCAAGGCTCCCAGGTGGCCCTCGGAACAGCCCGGGTGGACCGCGACGCGCCCGTGGAGATCGACGCGGACAGCCTGTCGGTGAACCAGCAGAACGGCAGCGCGGTGTTCTCCGGCAATGTCCAGGTGACGCAAGGCGCGCTGCGGCTGGAGGCGGACGAGGTGACCGTCAGCTACGACCCCGGGAGCGACACCACCGCCAGCGAGATCCGCGAGGTGCGCGCCGAGGGCAATGTCCTGATGGTCAGCGGACCCGATGCCGCCGAGAGCCAGAGTGCCGTCTACACCCCCGCCAGCAACGAGATCCGGCTGAGCGGCGACGTGCTGCTGAGCCAGGGTCCGGTGGTGATCGCGGGGGACGCGCTGGTGGTGGACCTGCTGACCGGGATCGGCGAGATGGAGGGGCGCGTCCGCACCGTCCTGCAGCCGGAATGA
- a CDS encoding KpsF/GutQ family sugar-phosphate isomerase — MSTDTFLDIARRVIAVEAEGLAQLAAGLDDSFARAVDTILSAKGRVIVSGMGKSGHIARKMAATFASTGTPAHFVHPAEASHGDLGMMAAGDVVLVLSNSGETPELADLVAYTRRFRIPLIGVASNPDSTLLRQSDVALVLPKAPEACGTGIVPTTSTTMTLALGDALAVALMEHREFSPQNFRDFHPGGKLGARLSKVGDLMHRGTELPLIAEDAAMGDALLEISQKGFGVVGVTRDGLLTGVITDGDLRRHMDGLLGLAAGDVMTRDPLTITPDALAEEAVAVMNARKITCLFVVPEDGPKAPAGFLHIHDCLRAGIG, encoded by the coding sequence ATGAGCACCGACACCTTTCTCGACATCGCCCGCCGGGTCATCGCGGTGGAGGCCGAGGGCCTTGCGCAGCTGGCCGCCGGGCTCGACGACAGTTTCGCCCGCGCGGTCGATACGATCCTGAGCGCCAAGGGCCGGGTGATCGTGTCGGGCATGGGCAAATCGGGCCACATCGCGCGCAAGATGGCGGCGACTTTCGCGTCGACCGGGACGCCTGCGCATTTCGTCCACCCCGCCGAGGCGAGCCATGGCGATCTGGGAATGATGGCGGCGGGCGACGTGGTACTGGTGCTGTCGAACTCAGGCGAGACGCCGGAGCTCGCGGATCTCGTGGCCTACACGCGGCGGTTCCGCATTCCGTTGATCGGGGTGGCGAGCAATCCCGACAGCACGCTGTTGCGCCAGTCCGACGTGGCGCTGGTGCTGCCGAAGGCGCCGGAGGCCTGCGGGACCGGCATCGTGCCCACCACCTCGACCACCATGACCCTGGCCTTGGGCGATGCCCTGGCGGTGGCCCTGATGGAGCATCGCGAGTTCAGCCCCCAGAATTTCCGCGACTTCCACCCCGGCGGCAAGCTGGGCGCGCGGCTGTCCAAGGTCGGGGATCTGATGCACAGGGGCACAGAGCTGCCCCTGATCGCCGAAGACGCCGCCATGGGCGACGCCCTGCTGGAGATCAGCCAGAAGGGCTTCGGCGTGGTCGGGGTGACCCGGGACGGGCTGCTGACGGGCGTGATCACCGACGGGGATTTGCGGCGGCACATGGACGGGCTGCTGGGGCTCGCGGCGGGCGACGTGATGACCCGCGATCCCCTGACCATCACCCCCGACGCCCTGGCCGAAGAAGCCGTGGCGGTGATGAACGCGCGCAAGATCACCTGTCTGTTCGTGGTGCCTGAGGACGGGCCGAAGGCGCCTGCCGGGTTCCTGCATATTCATGACTGTCTGCGGGCCGGGATCGGCTGA
- a CDS encoding ribonuclease D, translating to MTNHLHSHDLPDGLDLGPVVAIDTETMGLVPARDRLCVVQLSSGDGDAHMVQIAQGQTEAPNLTRMLTDPKVLKLFHYARFDVAALENAFGVRTAPIYCTKIASKLVRTYTDRHGLKALLSEVLGVDVSKAQQSSDWGAPTLSAAQLDYAASDVLYLHRLKEALDGMLAREGRTELAQACFEFLPTRARLDLGGWSEIDIFHH from the coding sequence ATGACCAATCATTTGCATTCACATGACCTGCCCGACGGGCTGGACCTCGGCCCCGTTGTGGCGATCGACACCGAAACGATGGGGTTGGTGCCGGCGCGTGACCGGCTCTGCGTGGTACAACTGTCGTCCGGGGACGGGGACGCGCATATGGTGCAGATCGCCCAGGGACAGACCGAGGCCCCGAACCTGACCCGGATGCTGACCGATCCCAAGGTGCTGAAGCTGTTTCACTATGCCCGGTTCGACGTCGCGGCCCTGGAAAACGCGTTCGGGGTGCGGACCGCACCGATCTATTGCACCAAGATCGCCTCGAAACTGGTGCGCACCTATACGGACCGGCACGGGTTGAAGGCGCTGCTCAGCGAGGTGCTGGGCGTCGATGTGTCCAAGGCGCAGCAAAGTTCGGACTGGGGGGCGCCGACCCTGTCGGCGGCGCAGCTGGATTATGCGGCGTCGGACGTTCTGTACCTTCACCGGTTGAAAGAGGCGCTGGACGGGATGCTGGCGCGCGAGGGGCGGACAGAGCTGGCGCAAGCCTGTTTCGAGTTCCTGCCCACGCGCGCCCGGCTCGATCTGGGCGGCTGGTCCGAGATCGACATTTTCCATCACTGA
- a CDS encoding complex I NDUFA9 subunit family protein translates to MSKLVTIFGGSGFVGRYIARRMAQEGWRVRVAVRRPNEALFVRTYGAVGQVEPILSNIRDDASVQAAVTGADVVINCVGILSETGKNTFGLVQSHGAARVARLSAEAGVGRFVQISAIGADPAAKSDYARTKAEGEQAVLQAMPEAVILRPSIVFGPEDQFFNRFASMSRLGPILPVVGAETKFQPVYVDDVARAAVKAALGQAKPGIYELGGPDVNSFRELMAHMLSVIDRRRLIVNVPFPVAHVMGMTLDLVQKLSLGIIHNGMLTHDQVRNLAKDNVVAADAMGFDDLGIEPVALEAVLPEYLWRFRPAGQYEEMKKSGKNLRT, encoded by the coding sequence ATGTCCAAACTCGTGACCATCTTTGGAGGGTCCGGCTTCGTGGGCCGCTATATCGCCCGGCGCATGGCGCAAGAGGGCTGGCGCGTACGCGTCGCGGTTCGCCGCCCGAACGAGGCCCTGTTCGTGCGCACCTATGGCGCCGTGGGGCAGGTGGAACCGATCCTGAGCAACATCCGCGACGATGCCTCTGTACAGGCCGCGGTGACCGGCGCCGATGTCGTGATCAACTGCGTCGGCATCCTGTCGGAGACCGGCAAGAACACCTTCGGCCTGGTGCAGAGCCACGGTGCTGCCCGGGTCGCGCGCCTGTCTGCCGAGGCCGGCGTCGGCCGGTTTGTGCAGATCTCCGCTATCGGGGCCGACCCTGCCGCCAAGAGCGACTATGCCCGCACCAAGGCAGAGGGCGAGCAGGCGGTGCTCCAGGCCATGCCAGAGGCCGTGATCCTGCGCCCCTCCATCGTCTTCGGGCCCGAGGACCAGTTCTTCAACCGCTTCGCCTCCATGTCGCGCCTCGGACCGATCCTGCCCGTGGTCGGCGCCGAGACGAAGTTCCAGCCGGTCTATGTGGATGACGTGGCCCGCGCAGCGGTGAAGGCGGCTCTCGGCCAGGCCAAACCCGGCATCTACGAACTGGGCGGGCCCGACGTGAACAGCTTCCGCGAGCTTATGGCGCATATGCTCTCTGTCATCGACCGCCGCCGCCTGATCGTCAACGTCCCCTTCCCGGTCGCCCATGTGATGGGCATGACCCTCGACCTGGTGCAGAAGCTCTCGCTGGGGATCATCCACAACGGCATGCTGACCCACGACCAGGTGCGCAACCTAGCCAAGGACAACGTGGTCGCTGCGGATGCCATGGGGTTCGACGATCTGGGGATCGAGCCGGTCGCGCTGGAGGCGGTGCTGCCCGAGTACCTGTGGCGCTTCCGCCCGGCGGGACAGTACGAAGAGATGAAGAAATCCGGCAAGAACCTGCGGACCTGA